In Deinococcus maricopensis DSM 21211, one genomic interval encodes:
- a CDS encoding Fur family transcriptional regulator → MTAPRSTRQREVIVRVIEDAPGPLSVPELLARAQQDLPGLGVATVYRTLKLLQEQGVVHPVHLDGESRFERAGRGHHHHFACRTCARVFDLHQCPVALPKGTVYPGGFVVEAHEVTLYGLCPECAARPPA, encoded by the coding sequence GTGACTGCCCCCCGTTCCACCCGCCAGCGCGAAGTGATCGTCCGCGTCATCGAGGACGCGCCCGGCCCCTTGAGCGTGCCGGAGCTGCTGGCCCGCGCGCAGCAGGACCTGCCGGGCCTGGGCGTGGCGACCGTGTACCGCACCCTGAAACTGCTGCAGGAGCAGGGCGTGGTGCATCCTGTGCATCTGGACGGGGAGTCGCGGTTCGAGCGGGCGGGACGCGGGCATCATCACCATTTCGCGTGCCGGACGTGCGCGCGCGTGTTCGACTTGCATCAGTGCCCGGTGGCGCTCCCGAAGGGCACCGTGTACCCGGGCGGCTTCGTGGTGGAGGCGCACGAGGTGACGCTGTACGGCCTGTGCCCGGAGTGCGCGGCGCGCCCGCCCGCCTGA
- a CDS encoding winged helix-turn-helix transcriptional regulator, with product MSQSDHTFCPVYRAIGVLQEKWVLHIVRALLGGEKGFNELARAVGGCNSATLAQRLEQLETLGIISKATDTSSANTKLARSIYSLTPAGQQLQGVIDAISDWGSAHLIAEDAPCV from the coding sequence ATGAGCCAATCCGACCACACCTTCTGTCCGGTGTATCGGGCCATCGGCGTGCTGCAGGAAAAATGGGTGTTGCACATCGTCCGCGCCCTGCTCGGCGGTGAAAAGGGCTTCAACGAGCTCGCCCGCGCCGTCGGCGGGTGCAACAGTGCCACCCTCGCCCAGCGCCTCGAACAGCTCGAAACGCTCGGCATCATCAGCAAAGCCACCGACACCAGCAGCGCCAACACCAAACTGGCGCGCAGCATCTACAGCCTCACCCCTGCCGGACAGCAACTCCAGGGCGTCATCGACGCCATCAGCGACTGGGGCAGCGCCCACCTGATCGCCGAAGACGCCCCCTGCGTCTGA
- a CDS encoding metal ABC transporter ATP-binding protein yields the protein MTDPLLHTHDLTVQYGTHVALHSANIALHAGDFVAVIGPNGAGKSTLLKSLVGLTTPTSGQVRFAPSLGPRPQDALAYVPQQQTLDWTFPVTAWDTVMMGRTGRVGWLRWPGHRDREIVRDALDRAGVLDLAGRHIGALSGGQRQRVLLARMLARQADLLLLDEPLTGVDAGTGERLMALMQAEARAGRAVLMVTHDLDAAAAWCDRLILVNRTVIAQGTPAQVYTPENVQATFTHSMLGHTHASA from the coding sequence ATGACCGATCCTCTTCTTCACACCCACGACCTGACCGTCCAGTACGGGACGCACGTCGCCCTGCACAGCGCGAACATCGCCCTGCACGCGGGCGATTTCGTGGCGGTCATCGGCCCGAACGGCGCCGGCAAAAGCACCCTGCTCAAGTCCCTGGTGGGCCTCACGACGCCCACGAGCGGCCAGGTGCGCTTCGCACCCTCGCTCGGCCCGCGCCCGCAGGACGCGCTCGCGTACGTCCCGCAGCAGCAGACCCTCGACTGGACCTTCCCTGTGACCGCGTGGGACACCGTCATGATGGGCCGCACCGGACGCGTCGGCTGGCTGCGCTGGCCAGGGCACCGCGACCGCGAGATCGTCCGCGACGCCCTGGACCGCGCGGGCGTGCTGGACCTCGCCGGGCGGCACATCGGTGCGCTCAGCGGCGGGCAGCGGCAACGCGTGCTGCTGGCGCGCATGCTTGCGCGCCAGGCGGACCTGCTGCTGCTCGACGAGCCTCTCACCGGCGTGGACGCCGGGACCGGCGAGCGCCTGATGGCCCTGATGCAGGCGGAAGCGCGCGCGGGCCGCGCCGTTCTGATGGTCACGCACGACCTCGACGCCGCCGCCGCGTGGTGCGACCGCCTGATTCTGGTGAACCGCACCGTCATCGCGCAGGGCACGCCCGCGCAGGTGTACACCCCTGAGAACGTGCAGGCCACGTTCACGCACTCCATGCTCGGGCACACGCACGCGAGCGCCTGA
- a CDS encoding nitroreductase family protein, with translation MTATEIKPLSIKEAIETRRSIRKYVQEPMNQDDLREILRLASLAPSANNVQTWRFAVIQNPELQAKLQDVSYNQGQVTNAPAVIVVYSDMEDTLATAEETVHPGMGAEQIKSRADGLRGNFQNQDVAQRGQWGLTQANLAFAFLMLAARGLGYDTVPMLGFQPEKVKELLGLPEHVQFAGILPIGKRAEDGFPHHRHSLERITKFY, from the coding sequence ATGACCGCGACCGAAATCAAACCCCTGAGCATCAAGGAAGCCATCGAAACCCGCCGCAGCATCCGCAAATACGTCCAGGAACCCATGAACCAGGACGACCTGCGCGAAATCCTGCGCCTCGCCAGCCTCGCGCCCAGCGCCAACAACGTCCAGACCTGGCGCTTCGCGGTCATCCAGAACCCCGAACTGCAGGCCAAACTGCAGGACGTCAGCTACAACCAGGGCCAGGTCACCAACGCCCCCGCCGTCATCGTCGTCTACAGCGACATGGAAGACACCCTCGCCACCGCCGAGGAAACCGTCCACCCCGGCATGGGCGCCGAGCAGATCAAGAGCCGCGCCGACGGCCTGCGCGGCAACTTCCAGAACCAGGACGTCGCCCAGCGCGGCCAGTGGGGCCTGACCCAGGCGAACCTCGCTTTCGCCTTCCTGATGCTCGCCGCTCGCGGCCTCGGCTACGACACCGTCCCCATGCTCGGCTTCCAGCCTGAGAAGGTCAAGGAACTCCTCGGCCTGCCCGAGCACGTGCAGTTCGCCGGCATCCTGCCCATCGGCAAGCGCGCCGAAGACGGCTTCCCGCACCACCGCCACAGCCTCGAGCGCATCACGAAGTTCTACTGA
- a CDS encoding metal ABC transporter permease: protein MLHAALHAVTDPLTFEFFTRALIGVVLVSVLCAMVGAYVVLRGLSYIGDAMSHAVFPGIVGAYLLHANLLIGAILASILTSLGIGYVTQRSGLRQDSAIGIVFVGMFALGVTLLSRADGGSRDLASFLVGNPLGVSGADLTLAAVVTGVVALVLLGVQKELLLVSFDPTEARAIGLPVRRLNNLLLILIGLVVVLTIQLVGTTLSVSMLITSSASARLLTTSLKRMMVLAAVLGSVGGAAGLYASYYLDLAPGATIVLTNTAVFLLSLMFRRRDQAPAP, encoded by the coding sequence ATGCTTCACGCCGCCCTGCACGCTGTCACCGACCCCCTGACCTTCGAGTTCTTCACGCGCGCCCTGATCGGCGTGGTGCTGGTGAGCGTCCTGTGCGCCATGGTCGGCGCGTACGTCGTGCTGCGCGGCCTGTCGTATATCGGCGACGCCATGAGCCACGCCGTGTTTCCCGGCATCGTCGGCGCGTACCTGCTGCACGCAAACCTGCTGATCGGCGCGATCCTCGCGTCGATCCTCACGAGCCTCGGGATCGGGTACGTAACGCAGCGCAGCGGCCTGCGGCAGGACAGCGCCATCGGCATCGTGTTCGTCGGGATGTTCGCGTTGGGCGTCACGCTGCTGTCCCGTGCGGACGGCGGCTCGCGCGACCTCGCGAGTTTCCTCGTGGGGAACCCGCTCGGGGTGAGCGGCGCGGACCTGACGCTCGCGGCGGTCGTGACGGGCGTGGTCGCGCTGGTGCTGCTGGGCGTCCAGAAGGAACTGCTGCTCGTGAGTTTCGACCCGACCGAGGCGCGCGCCATCGGCCTGCCCGTGCGGCGCCTGAACAACCTGCTGCTGATCCTGATCGGCCTGGTCGTGGTGCTGACCATTCAGCTCGTCGGCACCACGCTGTCCGTGAGCATGCTGATCACGTCCAGCGCGAGCGCGCGCCTGCTGACCACCAGCCTGAAACGCATGATGGTGCTCGCGGCTGTGCTGGGCAGTGTGGGCGGCGCTGCGGGGCTGTACGCGAGCTACTACCTGGACCTCGCGCCGGGCGCGACGATCGTGCTGACGAACACGGCGGTGTTCCTGCTGTCGCTGATGTTCCGGCGGCGGGATCAGGCGCCTGCGCCGTAA
- the rpmB gene encoding 50S ribosomal protein L28: MARTCFITGKKNKVVNRVTRRGKARAAGGVGRKTTGIHKRTQKANLQKKTVLVHGERRRVWLSAKALRRLPDGVELA; this comes from the coding sequence ATGGCCAGAACCTGCTTCATCACCGGCAAGAAGAACAAGGTCGTCAACCGCGTCACCCGCCGCGGCAAAGCCCGCGCCGCCGGCGGCGTCGGCCGCAAGACCACCGGCATTCACAAACGCACCCAGAAAGCCAACCTCCAGAAAAAAACCGTTCTCGTGCACGGCGAACGCCGCCGCGTGTGGCTCAGCGCCAAGGCCCTGCGCCGTCTGCCCGACGGCGTGGAACTCGCATGA
- a CDS encoding LLM class flavin-dependent oxidoreductase: MNLPLSVLDLMPIPSGSTPAQAVENTLDLARHADAQGFTRYWLAEHHNMSSLASSAPELMVGVVARATTRIRVGSGGVMLPNHAPLKVAENFRTLEALAPGRIDLGIGRAPGTDGLTAMALRRSAEGTDDLPGQLAQVEAFAGVGAFPDGHPFGRVTAAPDEVPLPPIWLLGSSDYSARLAAAQGRGFAFAYHFSADAAPVAMSAYREGFRPSATLGAPHAILTVSVVCAETDAEAEKLAVSQDLAFLNLRLGRRARYPSVEEARAYPYSEAERVALASYRATQVIGSPARVRARLTALARQFAADEVMVSTMVHDHAARVRSYALVAEAFGLGG, translated from the coding sequence ATGAATCTGCCCCTTTCTGTCCTGGACCTGATGCCCATTCCGTCTGGCTCGACACCCGCGCAGGCGGTGGAGAATACGTTGGACCTCGCGCGCCACGCGGACGCGCAGGGGTTCACGCGGTACTGGCTGGCGGAGCACCACAACATGAGCAGCCTGGCGAGCAGCGCGCCGGAACTGATGGTGGGCGTCGTGGCGCGCGCGACCACGCGCATTCGCGTCGGGTCGGGCGGCGTGATGCTGCCGAACCACGCGCCGCTGAAGGTCGCGGAGAACTTCCGGACGCTGGAGGCGCTCGCGCCGGGCCGCATTGACCTGGGCATCGGGCGGGCCCCGGGGACGGACGGGCTGACGGCCATGGCGCTGCGGCGTTCGGCGGAGGGGACCGACGATCTGCCGGGGCAGCTGGCGCAGGTGGAGGCGTTCGCGGGCGTGGGCGCGTTCCCGGACGGGCATCCGTTCGGGCGCGTCACGGCGGCGCCGGATGAGGTGCCGCTCCCGCCGATCTGGCTGCTGGGGTCCAGCGATTACAGCGCGCGTCTGGCGGCGGCGCAGGGGCGCGGGTTCGCGTTCGCGTATCACTTCAGCGCGGACGCCGCGCCGGTGGCGATGAGCGCGTACCGCGAGGGATTCCGGCCTTCGGCGACGCTGGGCGCGCCGCACGCGATCCTGACGGTGTCGGTGGTCTGCGCGGAGACGGACGCCGAGGCGGAGAAGCTGGCCGTGTCGCAGGACCTGGCGTTCCTGAATCTGCGTCTGGGGCGGCGCGCGCGTTACCCGAGTGTGGAGGAGGCGCGCGCGTACCCGTATTCGGAAGCGGAGCGCGTGGCGCTGGCGTCGTACCGCGCCACGCAGGTGATCGGCAGTCCGGCGCGGGTGCGGGCGCGCCTGACGGCGCTGGCGCGGCAGTTCGCGGCGGACGAGGTGATGGTCAGCACGATGGTGCATGACCACGCGGCGCGCGTGCGTTCGTACGCGTTGGTGGCGGAGGCGTTCGGGCTGGGGGGGTGA
- a CDS encoding metal ABC transporter solute-binding protein, Zn/Mn family yields the protein MNRALPLLALLAGAAHATPLPVTATNSIIADFVRSVGGARVNITTLVPVSADAHTFQPGTREVRALASSTLAFQNGANLEPWFARLRSSAAPTLKVITLTDGLKLRAATELDEHDDHDGDHADPHAWWDVTNAAAYTRKVRDALIQADPAGRATYTNNAQKHLKALQAADAYAKATFAKLPAAKRQLVTNHDALGYFAARYGFRVIGQVIPGLGTERDPSARETATLITAIRKAGVRAIFTENTVNARLAQAIARDTGARIAPPLYTDALGPAGSAGDTFLRAFRSNVDTIYRALK from the coding sequence ATGAACCGCGCCCTCCCCCTGCTCGCCCTGCTGGCCGGCGCCGCCCACGCCACGCCCCTCCCCGTCACCGCCACGAACAGCATCATCGCGGACTTCGTGCGCAGCGTCGGCGGCGCCCGCGTGAACATCACCACCCTCGTACCAGTCAGTGCCGACGCGCATACGTTCCAGCCCGGCACCCGCGAGGTCCGCGCGCTCGCCAGCAGCACCCTGGCCTTCCAGAACGGCGCGAACCTCGAACCGTGGTTCGCCCGCCTGCGCAGCAGCGCCGCGCCCACCCTCAAGGTCATCACCCTCACCGACGGCCTCAAGCTGCGCGCCGCCACCGAACTCGATGAGCACGACGATCACGACGGTGACCACGCCGACCCGCACGCCTGGTGGGACGTCACGAACGCCGCCGCGTACACCCGCAAGGTCCGCGACGCCCTCATCCAGGCCGACCCGGCTGGGCGCGCCACGTACACGAACAACGCGCAGAAGCACCTCAAAGCCCTTCAGGCCGCCGACGCGTACGCGAAAGCCACCTTCGCGAAACTGCCCGCCGCGAAACGCCAGCTGGTCACGAACCACGACGCGCTCGGGTACTTCGCCGCCCGCTACGGCTTCCGCGTGATCGGGCAGGTCATTCCCGGCCTCGGCACCGAACGCGACCCGAGCGCGCGCGAAACGGCCACCCTGATCACTGCGATCCGTAAGGCCGGCGTCCGCGCGATCTTCACGGAGAACACCGTGAACGCGCGCCTCGCGCAGGCCATCGCCCGCGACACCGGCGCGCGCATTGCCCCCCCGCTGTACACGGACGCGCTCGGCCCGGCTGGCAGCGCCGGCGACACGTTCCTGCGCGCCTTCCGCTCGAACGTGGACACCATCTACCGCGCCCTGAAATAA
- a CDS encoding M12 family metallopeptidase, with amino-acid sequence MRKTGFAGLIGLSLILASCSTQTATTDQAAQNTLASHPGATFQNVNWRVEGAGDQLVKAEVRDGQLLFQDDIVLGDADLHSQGTYTTNTATRWPNRTIPYTFNASLSTTMRDRIKQAITNIQNTTNVRLVARTSQADYIEFRPASGTTCSSSLGRVGGRQYVNLADRCTTGTIMHEVGHTMGLFHEQTRPDRDKAVRILWENIPADWQSQYEIRSGSAGYGAYDFDSIMHYPAYFDGKLAIQPLDAKIDVNRMGQRNGYSATDRAVINAMYP; translated from the coding sequence ATGCGTAAAACCGGTTTCGCCGGCCTCATCGGCCTGTCCCTGATCCTCGCCTCCTGCAGCACCCAGACGGCCACCACCGACCAGGCCGCCCAAAACACCCTCGCCTCCCACCCCGGCGCGACCTTCCAGAACGTCAACTGGCGCGTCGAAGGCGCCGGCGACCAGCTCGTCAAAGCCGAAGTGCGCGACGGCCAGCTGCTCTTCCAGGACGACATCGTCCTCGGTGACGCCGACCTGCACAGCCAGGGCACCTACACCACCAACACCGCCACCCGCTGGCCCAACCGCACCATCCCCTACACCTTCAACGCCTCGCTCTCCACCACCATGCGCGACCGCATCAAGCAGGCCATCACCAACATCCAGAACACCACCAACGTCCGCCTCGTCGCCCGCACCAGCCAGGCCGACTACATCGAGTTCCGCCCCGCCTCCGGCACCACCTGCTCCTCCTCGCTGGGCCGCGTCGGCGGACGCCAGTACGTGAACCTCGCGGACCGCTGCACCACCGGCACGATCATGCACGAGGTCGGCCACACCATGGGCCTCTTCCACGAGCAGACCCGCCCGGACCGCGACAAGGCCGTGCGCATCCTCTGGGAGAACATCCCCGCCGACTGGCAGAGCCAGTACGAAATCCGCTCCGGCAGCGCCGGCTACGGCGCGTACGATTTCGACTCGATCATGCACTACCCCGCCTACTTCGACGGGAAACTCGCCATTCAACCCCTCGACGCCAAGATCGACGTGAACCGCATGGGCCAGCGCAACGGTTACAGCGCCACCGACCGCGCCGTCATCAACGCCATGTACCCCTGA